One region of Pieris rapae chromosome Z, ilPieRapa1.1, whole genome shotgun sequence genomic DNA includes:
- the LOC123690578 gene encoding uncharacterized protein LOC123690578, with protein sequence MAHLAESRNIKTEIKTGVQSAVKRLYQMVKEAEEELAGGPARITTKTRNEKDMEENIYDKLNRQIERLETENSRLEKCRKGIEDLAKKKDEWVLTEIRKEFEEKEIKDMERQNNWAASMKSYAEATKVNLGQGKNDTEGPGQKPALHSVVVAPKNATDTAEETVQNIRHLLNAKEEGWQVQKIRKARDGKVVVGCRTEEERRKLKEKLGTEMEVKETSNKNPLVKIKNLLTCNTTEDIARALKNQNKHVTAHLEERELTIVEKYRRKARNPLESHVVLQVTPKLWQALTSAGRIHVDLQRVWVEDQSPLVQCTMCLGYGHTRRNCKKDTEVCSHCGGAHMRADCQILGEGKPPSCVNCKAMKGRDAEHGAFSQSCPTRQGWDKAARLSYAYC encoded by the coding sequence ATGGCGCACTTGGCAGAGTCCCGAAACATAAAAACCGAAATAAAAACAGGGGTACAGTCAGCTGTAAAGCGGCTGTACCAAATGGTAAAAGAAGCCGAGGAGGAGTTGGCGGGAGGCCCAGCAAGAATAACAACTAAAACAAGAAACGAAAAAGACatggaagaaaatatatatgataagctAAACAGACAAATTGAAAGATTGGAAACAGAAAATAGTAGGCTGGAGAAATGTAGGAAAGGAATAGAGGATCTggcaaaaaagaaagatgaatGGGTCCTGACCGAGATAAGGAAAGAGTTTGAGGAGAAGGAAATTAAGGACATGGAGAGGCAGAACAACTGGGCTGCAAGTATGAAATCGTACGCCGAAGCGACGAAAGTAAATCTCGGTCAGGGCAAAAACGACACAGAAGGCCCGGGGCAAAAACCTGCACTGCACTCTGTCGTGGTGGCGCCGAAGAACGCGACCGACACGGCAGAGGAAACGGTGCAGAACATCCGGCACTTGCTAAACGCGAAGGAGGAAGGTTGGCAagtgcaaaaaataagaaaagcaaGAGATGGGAAGGTTGTGGTGGGTTGCAGGACAGAGGAAGAGAgaagaaaacttaaagaaaaactggGCACAGAAATGGAGGTCAAGGAGACCTCCAACAAAAACCCtctcgtaaaaataaaaaatttactgaCCTGCAACACCACCGAGGATATTGCCCGGGCCCTAAAGAACCAGAACAAACACGTGACTGCGCACCTAGAGGAAAGAGAGCTGACAATAGTAGAAAAGTATAGAAGGAAGGCAAGAAACCCTCTGGAGAGCCACGTGGTCCTGCAGGTCACGCCTAAACTCTGGCAAGCCCTGACATCGGCTGGCAGGATACACGTGGACCTGCAGAGGGTTTGGGTAGAGGACCAATCCCCTCTGGTCCAATGCACAATGTGTCTGGGGTATGGACATACCCGCAGGAACTGTAAAAAAGATACAGAGGTGTGCAGTCACTGTGGAGGAGCCCACATGAGGGCCGATTGCCAGATCCTCGGGGAAGGAAAGCCTCCCAGCTGCGTTAACTGTAAAGCAATGAAAGGAAGAGACGCAGAGCACGGAGCCTTCAGCCAGAGCTGCCCAACCCGGCAGGGATGGGACAAGGCAGCGAGGCTGAGTTACGCGTACTGTTAA